TAATGTTAACAATTTTGGATAAAGAGATAAGCCAACACTACCAGGCGAAGCAATTTTAATGATCCCTTTGTAGGGATCATCTTGCTTGATTAGAGCTTCTAACTTCTCAGCATTTCTAAGTAACACTTGTCCCTTTTGTTTTAATTCTTGGCCTTTATTAGTCAAAGAAAATGATTTTCCTTCTCTGACTAATAGTTGGCAATCCAGCTGTTTTTCTAATTTTTTAATATGTTGGCTGACCCCAGATTGAGTCATAAATAACTTTTCAGCGGTTTGCGTGAAATGGCCAATATCAGCCAGAGTACAAAAGGTTTTTAACCAAGTTTGATTTATCATTACAAAATGTACTTATATCTATGATTATTGATAATTTTATGTACTTTATCATTGCCTGTACTATTTCACTATCAATAACCAAGCAGGATTTAAAGTATGAGTCATCCTTATCCAAGAACATTTTCACACATAGGTATTTCAGTACCTGATTTAGAAGCCGCGGTTAAATTTTATACTGAGGTACTAGGTTGGTATTTGATCATGCAGCCCACCGAAATCATTGAAGACCAAAGCCCTATTGGAGAAATGTGTACCGATGTGTTTGGCGCCAATTGGCAGAAGTTTAAAATTGCTCATCTCTCAACAGGTGACCGCATTGGGGTTGAATTGTTTGAGTTTAAAAATCAACGACAGCCCGACAACAATTTTGAATATTGGAAAACAGGGGTATTTCACTTTTGTGTGCAAGATCCTAATTTAGAAGAATTGGTTGCAACCATTATTGCCGCTGGTGGTAAAAAACGTATGCTTGCACCGCGTTATTATTATCCAGGGGAAAAACCCTATCGCATGATTTATATGGAAGACCCATTTGGTAATATC
The sequence above is a segment of the Paraglaciecola sp. L3A3 genome. Coding sequences within it:
- a CDS encoding lactoylglutathione lyase family protein produces the protein MSHPYPRTFSHIGISVPDLEAAVKFYTEVLGWYLIMQPTEIIEDQSPIGEMCTDVFGANWQKFKIAHLSTGDRIGVELFEFKNQRQPDNNFEYWKTGVFHFCVQDPNLEELVATIIAAGGKKRMLAPRYYYPGEKPYRMIYMEDPFGNILEIYSHSYELTYAAGAY